Proteins encoded by one window of Leptospira barantonii:
- a CDS encoding energy transducer TonB, which produces MNTGTQNKLKVKLRRFIERYPYESWIGLSFVIQILILLFWYTPSIEFNRLEKLVEEVAFIDNLSIQEPAEGAPEDGDFELTDTLKKKEDPRIAGAQDAVISGATAPVDLTPNVIPVFTSEAKAAGISGTTTLEIVIADTGEVLRVRSVGKALGFGLEESAVEAFYKKRYSPSILEGKAITVKVLIPVRFSLY; this is translated from the coding sequence TTGAATACCGGGACTCAAAATAAACTCAAAGTAAAACTAAGACGTTTTATCGAAAGATATCCGTACGAATCATGGATCGGACTTTCTTTCGTCATACAGATATTGATTCTACTTTTTTGGTACACACCTTCGATCGAATTCAATCGACTGGAGAAGCTCGTGGAAGAAGTGGCGTTCATAGACAACCTTTCGATTCAAGAACCCGCGGAAGGAGCGCCCGAAGACGGCGACTTCGAATTAACGGATACGCTGAAAAAGAAGGAAGATCCGAGAATCGCCGGAGCGCAGGACGCGGTCATCTCAGGAGCAACCGCTCCGGTCGACTTAACTCCGAACGTTATCCCCGTGTTTACGAGCGAAGCGAAAGCCGCCGGTATATCCGGAACTACAACTCTTGAAATCGTAATCGCCGATACCGGAGAAGTGTTGAGAGTTCGGTCCGTAGGAAAGGCGCTCGGATTCGGATTGGAAGAATCCGCGGTGGAAGCATTCTACAAAAAAAGATATTCGCCTTCGATTCTGGAAGGAAAAGCGATCACGGTAAAAGTTCTCATACCGGTTCGATTCAGTCTTTATTAA
- a CDS encoding ExbD/TolR family protein: MSLKKKKNPPSIPVSSMADIAFLLLVFFMVTSVLDTDPDIPIALPDVPGGEQLNKKIANVYLSADPNRTVFYNSIKMPINEAINNIRAKLTTTPDLKVLIHADKELPYAELDQVFETLQDAGALKISLVTKTTQGGGLK, translated from the coding sequence ATGAGCTTAAAAAAGAAAAAGAATCCTCCGTCGATTCCCGTAAGTTCCATGGCGGACATCGCGTTCCTTCTGCTCGTATTCTTCATGGTTACTTCCGTATTGGATACCGACCCGGATATCCCGATCGCTCTGCCGGACGTTCCCGGCGGAGAACAGTTGAACAAGAAAATCGCGAACGTCTACTTGAGCGCGGATCCGAATAGAACCGTATTTTATAATTCTATAAAGATGCCGATCAACGAAGCAATCAATAACATAAGAGCGAAACTAACCACCACACCGGACTTAAAAGTTCTGATCCACGCGGATAAGGAATTGCCTTACGCCGAGTTGGATCAAGTGTTCGAAACCTTACAAGACGCAGGCGCGCTGAAGATCTCTCTGGTGACGAAAACGACCCAGGGCGGCGGGTTGAAATAA